The following coding sequences are from one Carassius auratus strain Wakin chromosome 15, ASM336829v1, whole genome shotgun sequence window:
- the rhbdd1 gene encoding rhomboid-related protein 4 isoform X1, whose protein sequence is MMRNRHRGSNLGLLLLASQVFQLGIDNIPPVTLATLGLNVYLFLFPFKPLLQTCLSVREAYWHRDWSRLLLSPFHHADDMHLYFNMASLLWKGIKLERKLGGAWFAYLLSVFSALTGLVYLLLEMGLTHMTEDSSYSLQCAVGFSGVLFGLKVVNNHYHPGGTTYIMGLPVASRYTCWVELVLIHIMNPGTSFVGHLAGILVGLLYTTGPLKSLMKTCAGFVSSNGQYGWPRTYYNSSGYSGYGRGYPPNSQYGQQSFNPGHYGAPYSQPSAPPQHPYTAGLSEDEQYEAAVTASLYDRGGFTQTSSSHGTYVHSNPTLEEIRLRRLQRFNR, encoded by the exons ATG ATGCGTAACAGACATAGGGGATCCAATCTCGGCCTGCTCCTGCTGGCCTCTCAGGTTTTCCAGCTGGGAATCGACAACATCCCACCTGTCACTCTTGCAACTTTGGGCCTGAACGTCTATTTGTTTCTGTTTCCTTTCAAACCCCTCCTACAG ACGTGTTTGAGTGTTCGAGAGGCGTACTGGCACAGAGACTGGAGTCGTCTGCTGCTGTCGCCGTTTCATCATGCGGATGACATGCACTTGTACTTCAACATGGCCTCGCTCCTTTGGAAGGGCATCAAACTGGAAAGGAAACTGGGAGGCGCCTGGTTTGCATACCTGCTCTCGGTCTTCTCTGCGCTCACCGGATTGGTCTACCTGCTCCTGGAGATGGGTCTGACACACATGACAGAAGACTCATCATATAGTTTGCAGTGTGCAGTGGGCTTCTCAG GTGTTCTGTTTGGGCTGAAGGTGGTGAATAATCATTATCATCCAGGAGGGACCACATACATCATGGGGCTGCCTGTTGCCAGTCGCTACACCTGCTGGGTAGAGTTGGTCCTCATCCATATCATGAACCCTGG GACATCATTTGTCGGACACCTGGCTGGGATCCTGGTCGGTCTGCTCTACACAACTGGACCACTAAAGAGCCTCATGAAAACCTGTGCAG GTTTTGTGTCATCTAATGGGCAATATGGATGGCCACGAACATACTACAATTCATCAG GATACAGTGGATATGGAAGGGGGTATCCACCAAACTCCCAGTATGGACAGCAGTCGTTTAATCCCGGGCACTATGGTGCCCCCTACAGTCAGCCCTCTGCACCGCCCCAGCATCCATATACAGCAGGTCTGTCAGAAGATGAGCAGTACGAGGCAGCTGTCACGGCCAGCCTGTATGACCGAG GTGGTTTTACGCAGACTAGTTCATCACATGGCACTTATGTCCACTCAAACCCAACTCTTGAAGAGATCCGCCTGCGACGGCTTCAGAGGTTTAACAGATGA
- the rhbdd1 gene encoding rhomboid-related protein 4 isoform X2: MMRNRHRGSNLGLLLLASQVFQLGIDNIPPVTLATLGLNVYLFLFPFKPLLQTCLSVREAYWHRDWSRLLLSPFHHADDMHLYFNMASLLWKGIKLERKLGGAWFAYLLSVFSALTGLVYLLLEMGLTHMTEDSSYSLQCAVGFSGVLFGLKVVNNHYHPGGTTYIMGLPVASRYTCWVELVLIHIMNPGTSFVGHLAGILVGLLYTTGPLKSLMKTCAGFVSSNGQYGWPRTYYNSSGYSGYGRGYPPNSQYGQQSFNPGHYGAPYSQPSAPPQHPYTAGGFTQTSSSHGTYVHSNPTLEEIRLRRLQRFNR; the protein is encoded by the exons ATG ATGCGTAACAGACATAGGGGATCCAATCTCGGCCTGCTCCTGCTGGCCTCTCAGGTTTTCCAGCTGGGAATCGACAACATCCCACCTGTCACTCTTGCAACTTTGGGCCTGAACGTCTATTTGTTTCTGTTTCCTTTCAAACCCCTCCTACAG ACGTGTTTGAGTGTTCGAGAGGCGTACTGGCACAGAGACTGGAGTCGTCTGCTGCTGTCGCCGTTTCATCATGCGGATGACATGCACTTGTACTTCAACATGGCCTCGCTCCTTTGGAAGGGCATCAAACTGGAAAGGAAACTGGGAGGCGCCTGGTTTGCATACCTGCTCTCGGTCTTCTCTGCGCTCACCGGATTGGTCTACCTGCTCCTGGAGATGGGTCTGACACACATGACAGAAGACTCATCATATAGTTTGCAGTGTGCAGTGGGCTTCTCAG GTGTTCTGTTTGGGCTGAAGGTGGTGAATAATCATTATCATCCAGGAGGGACCACATACATCATGGGGCTGCCTGTTGCCAGTCGCTACACCTGCTGGGTAGAGTTGGTCCTCATCCATATCATGAACCCTGG GACATCATTTGTCGGACACCTGGCTGGGATCCTGGTCGGTCTGCTCTACACAACTGGACCACTAAAGAGCCTCATGAAAACCTGTGCAG GTTTTGTGTCATCTAATGGGCAATATGGATGGCCACGAACATACTACAATTCATCAG GATACAGTGGATATGGAAGGGGGTATCCACCAAACTCCCAGTATGGACAGCAGTCGTTTAATCCCGGGCACTATGGTGCCCCCTACAGTCAGCCCTCTGCACCGCCCCAGCATCCATATACAGCAG GTGGTTTTACGCAGACTAGTTCATCACATGGCACTTATGTCCACTCAAACCCAACTCTTGAAGAGATCCGCCTGCGACGGCTTCAGAGGTTTAACAGATGA